The sequence CGTCGACGAAACAAAAAGCGATCTCAACAAATCTAGCAAATGTCGACACACCTAATTTTAAAGAGAAAACCGTGTCTTTTGACCAAGTTTTACAGGCTGTCGGGGAAAAAACGGGCCACTTGCAAGCAAAGCGGACAGACGAGCGCCATTTGTCTTTTCCGCTTCCTGGGAATGGCGGTATTTCATTACGGGAAAAGGGAGAGCTATACAACCACAATGGGAACAGTGTCGACGTAGATAAGCAAATGACTGAAATGGCGAAAAACCAACTTTATTACAATGCACTCGTTGACCGAATCAGCGGAAGCTTCCAATCGATTGAAACAGCAATTAAAGGTGGCAAATAGGAGGAAAGGCATATGACGATGTTTTCAAGCATGAACGTATCTGGGTCAGGACTGACACTACAGCGATTGCGAATGGATGTAGCAGCAAGCAACATTGCTAATGCTGATACAACAAGGGCCGAACTTGTAAATGGCGAATGGCAGCCCTACCAGCGGCGAATGGTTGTCCAAGGCCCAACGTCGATGGGGCGCTTTTCGACAGAGCTGCAAAAAGCAACGGCCGAGCTTGACCAAGGAGTAGTAGCAAAACAAATTGTCCGTGATCCTACACCGGCCACACTTGTTTATGACCCAACCCATCCTGATGCAAATGAAGATGGGTATGTCGCGAAACCAAATGTCGAGATTGCAAGAGAAATGGTGGATATTACAAGTGCCACGAGGTCCTATGAAGCGAACGTCACAGCGCTTCAAGCTAGTAAAGGGATGGTTATGAAAGCACTGGAAATAGGTCGTTAAAGGAGGATGAGGAAAGATGACAATTGAAGCGATGCAGCCACTTCTCCAACCGCTCGCTACACAAACTGGCAAAACGGAGGCAAACAGCAAAGGCGATTTTAAGTCGGCTTTAATGAATGCTCTCCAATCAGTCAACCAAGACCAGCTTGCTTCAAGTGAAGCAACACAAGCACTGGTTAAACAAGAACCGATTGATGTTCATGATGTCATGATTGCGGCGAGCAAGGCATCGGTTTCAATGCAAGCCGCGCTAGAAGTACGAAATAAAGCAGTAGAAGCGTATCAGGAAATGATGAGAATGCAAATTTAAGCCGCCTGAAAGGCGAGATGCAAGCGGAGGCGCCATGAAGGAGAAAGCGAAGCAATTCAAGAACCAGGTGCAAACGTTTTGGACAGAGAGCAGTACGCTGCGAAAAAGTGCAGTCATTTCCGTTGTTTTACTACTTTTATTAGCGATTGCACTGGCTGCGGCCCTTCTATTCCGAACGAATTATGCGCCCTTATATAGCCAATTGACATTGGCCGAAGCTGGCCAAATACAAGAAGCACTCGAGCAACGAGGGGTGGCTGCCCGCGTTTCAAATGACGGCACCACCATTCACGTGCCTGAGGCGGATGTAGATCGGTTGAAAGTTGAACTCGCCGCTGAAGGACTACCTAAAAGCGGCAGCATCGATTATGCGTTTTTTCAAAACCAAATGGGTTTTGGGATGACTGACAATGAGTTTACCGTTATCGAACGGTCCCTTATGCAAACGGAGCTTGCCGAATTAATAAGGGGCGTCCAAGGCGTCGAGCAAGCGAATGTCATCATTACGCTCCCTGAAGAAAGCGTCTGGCTGAATTCAGGCCAAGAAAGCTCGACTGCTGCGGTAGTGTTGCAGTTAGAGCCGGGGTATACGCTCGATTCGTCGCAAGTGAAAGCTTTATATCATTTAATATCAAAAAGTGTACCTAATTTACCGATTGAAAATATTGTGTTATCCGATTCGCAGTTCAACAACTATACATACCAGGAAGAGGAAACAAGTCCTGCTGCTTCGTTCCAATCACAGCGTGAAATCAAACAAGAAATTGAGTCGGACTTGAAACAAACGATCAATCAACTTTTAAGTGCGGTGGTCGGGCCAGAAAATGCAATCGTATCTGTTACGGCAGATATCGATTTTACCCAAGAACAGCGGACTGAGGATTTGGTTGAGCCAGTTGACGAAGAAGAGGTTTCTGGGCTGGCAATCAGTGTTGAACGAATTAATGAAATGTATGAAGGAACAACAGGCAATGAGGAAGGTGTCGCTGGTGTAGGCGATGAGATTCCCAATTATACTGGCGCAGCAGGCGGTGGCGATTCTGAATCAGAGCGAACTGAAGAGCGGATTAATTATGAAGTTAACCGGATCCACCGGGAAATCATCGAAAGCCCTTATGAAATCCGCGATTTAGGAATTCAAGTAATGGTCAACCCGCCAGAAGGGATGCAAGCATTGCCGCCTCAGCAAACAGCTGACATCACCGCTATGTTAGAGACGATTATCCGTACGACATTGCCAGATGGTAGCGAGGAGGAAGGAGAACAGGATGTTGGTGACCGTGTAGTGGTGACATCAATGCCATTCGCACAAACGGAAACGGGAGAGGCGGAACAGCCGGCAGCAACGATACCTGTCTGGATTTACGCTGTAGCTGCTGGATTAGTCTTGCTGATTATCATACTAGCTGTCCTGCTATACCGGAAAAGAGAACCAGCTGACTTAGCGGAAGAGCAAGATGAGGCGCCAGAACCAGAGCCAGAGCAAGAGGATGAGCCACTTATGGAAACGGAAGAAACAGAAGAGAGCAAGCAAATGCGGCAATTAAACCGACTAGCAAAAGAACAACCAGAAGACTTTTCAAAGCTTTTGCGGACATGGCTTTCAGATGAATAGTAGAAAGGAGATTGGACGAAATGCCGAAAGCAAAGCTGACGGGACGCCAAAAAGCAGCGATATTGCTGATTTCACTCGGGCCAGACACGGCAGCGCAAGTGTATAAACACTTAACTGAGGATGAAATTGAATTGCTGTCGCTTGAAATATCCGCGATGCGAAAAGTCGATAAAGATGTTCAAAACAATGTCATGGGCGAATTTCATTCGATGGCGAAAGCGCAGGAGTACATTGCCCAAGGCGGTATAGGTTTTGCGAAGACGATTTTAGAAAAAGCATTAGGAGAAGAAGCGGCCGCCTCGATGATCCAACGGCTGACGTCAACGATCCAAGTAAGGCCATTTGATTTTGCCCGCAAAACGGATGCAAGCCAAATATTAAATTTTATCCAGCATGAGCATCCGCAAACCATTGCCGTAATCCTATCGTACTTGTCAGCCAAGCAGGCAGGTCAAATCATTTCTGCTTTGCCAGAAACGATCCAGACCGATGTCGCAAGGCGAATGGCGCTAATGGACAGCTCTTCTCCAGAAGTGATCGCTCAAGTGGAAGCGGTTTTGGAAGAGAAGCTGTCGCAAACATTGTCACAAGACTTTACGGAAACGGGCGGAATTGAAGCAGTCGTAGAAGTGTTGAATGGTGTGGACCGTTCAACGGAACGGACGATTCTTGATGGGCTCTATATCCAAGATCCTGAGTTGGCGGAAGAAATCAAAAAACGGATGTTTGTGTTTGAAGATATTGTCACACTTGAAAAACGGGCGATCCAAAGAGTCATCCGCGATGTGGACAACGATGACTTGAAGCTTGCCTTGAAAGTAGCAAGCGATGACGTGAAAGAAATGGTGTTTGACAATATGTCCCAACGGATGGCTGAAGCATTTAAAGACGAAATGGATTACATGGGGCCTGTCCGCTTACGTGATGTAGAAGAAGCACAATCGCGGATTGTCGCTACCATCAGGCAGCTCGAAGAAATGGGCGAAATTGTGATTGCCCGCACGAATGGAGATGACGTCCTTGTCTAATGTAATCCGTTCTACTAAGAATGTGAGCATTGCACGGGAAATTGGCATTAAACCTTTGTATCAACGGGCAAGAGAACGGGAAACAAGACAAGAACTTGCCAAAGAAGAAGAAGCCCAATTCGAACAGCTACAAGAAAAAGCAGAAGCAAAGGCAGCCCAATTGATCGAGGAAGCACAAGCACAAGCGACGGCAATCGAAGAAAAGATGGAAAGCAAACAAGCGGAGCTAGAGCAACAATGGGAAAAAGCGCGCTTGAAAGCAGAACAAGAAGGGTATGATGCTGGCTTTACAGCGGGTGAAAGCCAAGCAAAAGCGATTTACGAGTCAACGATTGCGGAAGCGAAACAAGTGCTAGAAGAGGCGCAGGCTGCGGCTGCATTAAAAGTAGACAATGAACAACCGCTTTTGATTGAGCTTGCCTGTGCCATTGCTGAAAAGGTGATCGGCGTTTCTATCGCAGAGGACCCGTACTTGCAGAATATCGTGCGAGCCGCTCTTGCCGAAGTGCGCGACCACGCATTTGTCAAATTGTATGTGCCGCCCCATTGGTATAAAAGACTCGCTGCTTGTGTGGACGAGTTGCAAGGGGCCATACCTGCCTGCGAAGATTTTCAGCTTATACCAGACGGGCAACTACAAGACGACCACTGTTTTATCGTCACCAATGCTGGAAGAATGGATGCCTCTCTTCCGACGCAGATCGAGCAGTTGAAAAAGCAGCTTCATGAGGCTGCGAGGTGTGGTTCCTTTGCAAAAGCTCATTGATCATGTTCACACACTGTCCCCGTATAAGTGGTATGGGCAAGTTCGCCATGCCGCGGGGTTGACGATTGAATCAGCTGGGCCGAGAGCATTTATCGGTGAACTGTGCTATATCTGGGCTAGTCCAGATCAAAAAGGGACTAAAGTCCGAGCTGAAGTCGTTGGTTTTAAGGACGACCGCATTTTGCTCATGCCGCTAGACGATACGAGGCGAATCGCGCCTGGGAGCTATGTAGAAGGAACGGGAAAGCCGTTAAATGTTGCGTGTGGACCAAGTTTGATTGGCCAAATTGTCAATGGCGTCGGTGAACCATTTTTGCAAAGCACGGCCTTGGGAGATACAGACGCCAACTATTCAACAGACAATTCACCTCCAAACCCGCTAGAAAGACCGCGCATTTCCGAAATTATGAGCGTTGGTGTCCGCGCAATTGACGGGCTGTTGACGATGGGAAAAGGGCAAAGAGTGGGCATTTTTGCTGGCAGCGGTGTAGGGAAGAGCACACTCATGTCGATGATTGCCAAACAGTCAGATGCAGATGTGAATGTGATCGCTTTAATTGGTGAACGGGGCAGAGAGGTAAAAGAATTTGTTGAGCGCGACTTAGGAGAGGAAGGGCTGAAAAAGTCGGTCGTTGTCGTCGCAACATCAGACCAGCCGGCGTTGTTACGAGTGAAAGGAGCGCAAACGGCTACCGCCATTGCTGAATATTTCCGCGACAAGGGCAAGAATGTCAATTTAATGATGGATTCGGTCACCCGGTTTGCAATGGCGCAGCGCGAAATTGGCTTGGCAATTGGCGAACCACCGACGACAAAAGGCTACCCTCCTTCTGTTTTTGCGATGATGCCGAAGCTGCTTGAACGGTCAGGTACAAACCAGTCAGGCTCGATCACCGGTTTATACACCGTTCTTGTAGATGGCGACGACATGAATGAGCCTATTGCAGATGCCGTGCGAGGGATTCTTGACGGACACTTTGTATTGGACAGGCAACTCGCCAATCGTGGGCAGTATCCAGCCGTTAATGTTTTAAAAAGCGTTAGCAGGCTAATGAAAGATTTGGTGGAAAACGAGCACCTTCATGCAGCAAAGCTTTTTAGACAGCGTTTAGCAGATTATGAGCAGTCAGAAGATTTAATTTCGCTGGGAGCTTATAAACAGGGCAGTTCCAAAGACATTGACGCTGCCATTCATGACCATCCAGCTATGCTTGACTTTCTTAAACAAGAAGTCGAAGAAAGCGATTCGTTTGCAGAAACGAAAACGAAGCTTATACAACTTTTTAAACGGGAGTGACGCTTGCAAATGGCCTTTCAATTTTCGTTACAAACAGCGATGGATGTATGCAAGCAAGAAAAAGAAGCAGCCCATAAGCAATACGAAGTGGCTGTTGACGCATTTGAATCTGAGGCAATGGCGCTGTTCCGTTTGCTAAAGCAAAAAGAAGATGTACAAGCGGCGACCGAGAAGATGCTGGTTGAAAAAGCGTCGGTTTCCGATTTGCTTATTAGCCAGGCGTGTTTAGACGGACTGCAGCAGCAAATTGGAAAACAACAGCTGCGAACTGACCAAGCTAGGGTTGATATGCTTCAAAAGAAAGCGACGTTCCAGCAACATGCCGTCTCGTATAAACAATATGAACGGTTGAAAGAAAAGAAACGCCTTGAACAAAAACAAGCAGAAAACCGCCGGGAGCAACAACTGATGGATGAGTTGTGCGTGACCCGGTTCAAAAGGAAATTTGCCTAAATGAAAGAGAAACCGACAAAAAAACGCTGGACTGTGATTTTTGCTTTTGCCGTTCCGTTTTTTGTCATCGTCCTTGCTGCGCTGTTTTTTATCGGCCCTTTGCTAGGGTTTTCGCCAATGGACAGCATTAAAAATGCATTCGGGTTTCATACGAATAACCAGGCAGAGAATGAGTGGCAAAAAAAGTATGAGCAGTTGGAAGGCGAACTGCTCGATTTGCAAACACAGTTGCAGGAGCTCTCCAATGAGCTCGAAGTGAAAAATGCTGAACTAGCAGAAGCGCAAGGACAGCTTGATGACATCGAGGCAAACGAGGACGAGGCAAGCGCTAATGTGGAAACTGAAAACATGCTTGAAGAAGGCAACTTGACAGCTGTATTAAAGACATATGAACAAATGACGCCAAAGCGTGCAGCTGCATTGCTCGATGAAATGAATGAAGAAGAAGCTTATCGCCATGTGGCTGCTATGAAAGATCAACTACGTGGCTCGATTCTTGCGAAAATGCCGGAAGAAAAGGCGGCCCGGTTTTTAGAAAGACTTGCGCAAGAAGGGGGGTAGACGCAAACGTGCACATTACACAAATGGTGAATGAAATCGCAACATCACGACCGTTAAGCCAGGTGAAAGGACGAAGCCAATCGTTTTCTGATCTTCTAATAAATAAGGCTTCATCGTCTGCTGAAGGGCGAAACACGATTTTTCTTCCTCTTGAAACCAATACAGACGAGTTGGACAACGACGTTGAAACGTCGGCACCAAACGATGAACAAGCAAATGACACTGATTTAAGTGGGATTGCCGTTGAAAATCAGGTGAATTCAAATCAGATGCCAGTAGGCACTGTGGACTTTGGCCAGCCTAGTGTTGTGAATGAAGAAGGTGGTAGCAAGCCCGCTCCAGTGGACTCGACAAGTTGGGATTTAGGCAAAACCACGACGGGTGCTTCCCATGCAGCGTTGACCGAGGCAACATCGAGTGCAGAAGCAGGTGAGCGGTTAGAGAAACTTGCACAGGTGCCGGAGGAAAAGGACAGTGCTAGCGGTAAACCTGCTCTAAGCCAAGATGAACTTAAAGACATAGCCGTTGATAGTAAAACAAGTGAAAAGGAACCGTCACTCCGGCAAGTCGCTCCTCCTCCTTTACAGGACATAGAGACGGAACCGACTAAGGAAGAAAACCGAGCATTTAGTGATAAAAATCAACAAATGGCTCCTGACCGTCCGGCCCCTTTGCCGCAAGGCGGCGACAAAACAGAGCCTGAAAATAGGGCGGAGTCGCTGAAGCAGGAACAAGAAGTTGCACCTTTAACAAAGGAGAAGGCAAATCCAAGTGACGTGATAAAAGCCAGCACGAACGATGCAGAGTCGCAAGTCGTTTCAAATTCAAGCGTGAAAGACGAGTCTCCTGCTAGGACAGAAGCAGAGCAGACCCAAGTTTTTAAAAATGAACCAAACAAGCTTGCTAATCATGAAGAAAATGAGTTACATACTGGGCGAAATAAGGCGACAACGTTAGCCGATTCTCAGGCAGAAGGGGAATTCGTACAAGCAGACTCTAACAAGCGAATCGTTCGTGAAAAGGAGCCAAGCACTGCGCCGCGCATCATAGAGGGTCCTAACAAACAACCGCATAACGGCACAGGAATGGCTAGCACTCAAACAGGAATTGAAGGAAGCGTTGCTGTAGAAGCCACGAAACTACCAAGTGGGAAAAGTGCGCTGCCTCCTATGCTGGCTAAGCAGCTCGAACGAGTGCTAAGAGCGGCTGTATTAAAGCAACATGGAGATGGTGCGCTGCAATTGACGGTTAAGCTTCATCCAGAATCACTTGGACGTTTGCATGTACAACTGCTCCATTCAAGCCAAGGGCTAGTCGTCAAACTGCTTGCTGATAAAAAAGCAACCGCAGAAACGCTAGAGCGGGCTCTCCCTGGATTAAGGCAAATGTTTAACCAAGACACCGCGTTTGAAATCGGGCCAATTGATGAAGATGGGGACGAGCAAAGCAATGGTGAAAGCGGACAGGAAGGCGGGCGAAAGCAACCGGAAGAAGAGGTTGGCGAACAACGGAAGCAGCATTCATTTTCAGATTGGATGAGTCAAAAACAAGGAGAAGGAGAGGGAGCGGATGACGCAAGTTGACCCATCGTTGTGGCTTTCCTCGTCACAAAACCAACAGCGGCAACCAAACAATGCACTTGGCCAAGACGCGTTTTTGAAGCTTTTGATTACACAATTGCAAAACCAAGACCCGAGCAACCCGATAGAAGATCGGGAGTTTATCGCCCAATTAGCAACTTTTTCCCAGTTGGAGCAGCTCACGAAACTGAATAGCACGATGGAATATATGTACTATGAGCAAAAAAGCCAGCAATTGATGGCGCTAAGCGAGTTAATCGGCAAATCGGTTGAATGGCTTAACGAAAAAGACAAAGTCGAGCAAGCAACAGTGACTGGAGTTAAATACAGCGAGTCTGGGGACTTGCTCGTGCAAATCGATGATGACAAGTGGATTGAGGCAAGCAATTTAATTTCAATTATTAAACCAACATCAAACGAGTAAAGGAGACGATCCGTTATGATTCGTTCTATGTATTCAGGCATCTCAGGTATGAAAGGTTTCCAAACAAAGCTAGACGTTGTCGGTAATAACATTGCTAACGTAAATACACATGGTTTCAAAAAAGGGCGCGTCATGTTTCAAGATATGGTTAGCCAGCAAGTACAAGGGCCAATGGCCGCAACTCCTGACCGTGGTGGCGTCAATAGCAAGCAAATTGGGTCTGGTTCAATGGTTGGCGCAATTGACACGGTTCATACTGGAGGAGGCAACCAATATACAGGGCGTGAATTGGACTTAGCGATAAATGGCGATGGCTACTTTGCAGTTCAAGTCGGAGCCGATACGTTTTATACGCGTGCTGGAAATATTTATGTCGACCATGACGGCAATGTTGTCAATAGCTCAGGCGCCTTTTTGTTAGGGCCAAATGGAAACAGGTTGCAAATTGAGCCGGAAGTTCTGGATAACATGCAAAGTATTTCTGTTAACAAGCAAGGTGAAATCGTCATTTCTGTCCAAGGCCAAGACGATCCAGTAACACTACAAATTGGCGTTGCCAGCTTTTCGAATCCAGAAGGGTTAAATAGCGCGGGTGGATCGCTATTTACAGCAACACCAGCATCAGGCCCTGCCAATATGGTTGTCCCAGGAACACAAGGCACTGGTGACATTCAGTCTGGTTATTTAGAAATGTCGAATGTGGACCTCGCTGATGAATTTTCGGAAATGATCGTCGCCCAGCGTGGTTTTCAAGCTAACTCCCGGATCATTACGACTTCAGATGAAATTTTACAAGAACTTGTCAACTTAAAACGATAGGTGACTGGCATGATTCCATTAACGCGCTTAAACGGGCAACGGCTGTTGTTAAATTTGTTGTTGATCGAAAAAGTAGAAGCGTTGCCTGATACAACGATCACGCTTGTAAATGGAAAAAAGCTCGTCGTTGCCGATGACATGGAACAAGTCGGCCAAGCGATCAACAACCGCATGGCCGAGATCGGCCTTGTCGGAAGCTACAAAAGGGAGGATTTATCAGGTTGAAAAAAAACCGTGTAATTGGCGTAGCGTTCAGCCTCTTGCTCACCGGAGTCGTCATAGTTGCAGGGCTCTATATGCTTGGCATTGGCCCTTTTGCTCAAAACAAGGCGAGCGGTGCGCCAACGATAGAGGACATTAATGAGCGCTCATTTGATACAGAAGAAATTACGACCAATTTAAAGTCAGGGGAATTCATCCGCGCTCAATTTCGGATTGAACTCGATCACAAAGACACACTTACGGACATCGATAAAAGAGGGTTCCAGGTGAATAATGTCATTTTGCTGACACTTGCAGAAATGTCTGCAGAGGACTTGGTCGGTGAAGAGGGGCTAGCCGAGCTGCAGGAAACGATACAGACAAAATTAAACGACCATTTAGAACAAGGCACTGTCAAAGCTGTTTATACGACAGTGAAAGTGGTCCAATAACAAAAATGAGGTGCTCTAATGGCTGATGTGCTGTCTCAAGGTGAGATTGATGCGCTCCTTTCTGCTTTGACGACTGGAGAAATGGATGCCGAAGAGTTATTAAAACTAGAGTCAGAGAAGAAAGTTCGGGTTTATGATTTTAAACGAGCGCTACGCTTTTCAAAAGACCAAATTCGGAACTTATCCCGCATCCATGAAAATTACGCGCGGTTGTTGACAACCAATTTATCGGCCAAGCTCCGTTCGCTTGTGCAAATCCAAGTAGCCTCTGTCGAACAGGTTCCATACGAAGAGTATGTCCGCAGCATACCGACAATGACATTTTTGAACGTGATTGAGCCTATACCATTAAATGGACGGGTCTTAATTGAAATTAATCCTAATATCGCCTACGCCATGTTTGACCGTGTACTTGGCGGACATGGGATGAGCTTTAATAAAATTGATAATTTGACAGAAATTGAGACGAAAATTTTATCAGGGCTATTTGAATCGATGCTGGCAAGTTTCGCTGAAGCTTGGACGACTGTAATTGAAATGGAGCCGATCACCGAAAACATTGAAGTGAATCCCCATTTTTTGCAGCTCGTGTCACCGAACGAAACGGTTGTTGTCATTTCGCTGTCAACAAGCATTGCCAATACGACAGGGCTCATGACGATCTGTTTGCCCCATGTCGTATTAGAAGAAATATTGCCGAAATTAACGAGCCACCATTGGTTTCAAGAACAGCGCGGTGCCCTTTCGACAGAAGATAAAGCATTGTTAAACAAACAAGTCCGGCAAACGACGCTTGAAGTTGCCGTCGAACTTGGACGTTCAACGATTACGATTGAAGAATTTCTTCGCCTTGCTAAAGGGGATGTCGTTGCTTTAAACCAGCTAATTGATGAACCACTTGATGTGCTCGTAGGCGGTGAAAAGAAATTTAGCGGCCAGCCAGGAGTAAAGAGAGACCGGATGGCTTTGCAAGTGACTGACGTATTAGGAGGAACGGATGATGAATGACAAGCCGCTTTCCCAGGAAGAAATAAACGAATTGTTAAAGGGGCTCCAGGATGGCGAAGCTCCCGAAGAGGCTGGGCAACAGGAAGTCCATGAAGGCGAATCCCAGCCAGAAGAAACACAGACGGAGCCCCCGGATATTAACGAGTTTTTAACTCCCATGGAGCAAGACACGATCGGCGAAATCGGCAATATTTCCTTTGGTAGTTCGGCGACTGCGTTATCAGCACTGTTGAATCAAAAAGTCGAAATTACGACACCGGTTGTATCGGCAGTCAGCTCAGACATGTTGCGCCAGCTTTTTCCACGGCCGAACGTCATTGTCCATGTCAAATACACAGAGGGATTCGAAGGCTCGAACTTATTTGTGATTACGACTGATGACGCAGCGATCATTGCAGATCTCATGCTTGGAGGAAATGGGGAAAACCCTGACCCAGAATTGTCGGAGATGCATTTAAGTGCAGTCCAAGAAGCGATGAACCAAATGATGGGCTCTGCCTCAACGTCGATGTCGACGTTATTCAATCGTCGTGTCGACATTTCGCCGCCTAAAGTGGAAGTGATCGAATTTGATGAACAGTCGCGGACGGAGTATGTTCCCGATGGTGAAGATTTGATTGCGATTTCGTTTTCTCTTCGCGTTGGCGATCTGATTGATTCAAAGTTAATGCAACTTATTAGCGTTCCTTTCAGCAAAGATTACGCAAACGCCTTGCTTGGCGGTGGCGCCACCGAAGAAGCGCCAGTGCAAGAGGCACAACCGTTGCCTGAACCTGCTCCGTCCATTGGCGGGCATGGAGATGGCACAAGTGCTGGGCGAGTGAACCAGCATATTGGCCAAAGGGTAAAAGACGCTGAGCAAGTCGTGGAAAAAGCGGTGTTCTCTAATTTTGAGACAACAAAGCCAGACGAAGCAGAAATGCAAAACTTAGACATGCTCTTAGACATACCGCTGGAAGTTAAAGTGGAATTGGGACGTACGAAAAAAACGATCCGTGAAATTTTGTCGATTGCGCAAGGATCGATTATTGAACTTGATAAGTTGGCAGGTGAGCCGGTCGATGTGCTTATCAATGACAAGTTGATTGCCAAAGGCGAAGTGGTCGTAATTGACGAAAACTTTGGCGTGCGGATTACAGACATTGTTAGCAAAAAAGACCGTCTTACCCACTTGCGTTAACTTTTATCTATCTTAAGAAATCAACATATAGAAAGAGGGCTTTTCATGTCAAAAAAAGTATTGGTTGTTGATGATGCAGCATTTATGCGCATGATGCTTAAAGACATTTTAACAAAGAACGGTTATAACGTAGTTGGAGAAGCCAATGATGGCAACCAAGCAGTTGAAAAATATAAGGAACTATCCCCTGACTTAGTGACGATGGATATTACGATGCCGGAAAAAGACGGAATTTCGGCGCTGAAAGAGATTAAACAGTATGATCCGAGTGCCAAAGTGATTATGTGCTCGGCGATGGGCCAACAAGCAATGGTCATTGACGCGATCCAAGAAGGCGCAAAAGATTTTATCGTAAAACCATTTCAGGCGGATCGAGTGATCGATGCGATTTCTAAAACGCTTAGTTAACGTTTCGTCTATCATTGCGCTGGCCCTGCTACTCGTTGGTTTAGCAGGGTTCAGCCCCGCTGAAGCAAAGGACTGTAGCGTCAATGACGTGCTCGAGAACGGCGAATGCGATGAGGAACTGGCCAATGAAGAAGTGAAAGAAGCCGAAGCTGAGGCGGAAGCGCTCATGGAGCCGCCTTGGCTCAGCTTTGTCAAGATGATCGCGGCGCTTCTTGTTGTCATAGCTCTGTTATATGGGCTGTTGCGCTTTGTGAACAAACGGGCGAAAACATTTCAAGAAACAAAGGCGCTTCATCTCGTCTCTGGCGTTTCTCTTGGCCAAAACAAATCCGTTCAGTTGGTTAAAGTCGGGGAAACATTATTGGTTGTGGGCGTCGGTGATCAAGTGCAATTGCTAAAAGAAATTACCGATCCAGACGAAATAACGGCCATTCTCGCCAAACAGCAAGCTGGGGATGAGGAACCGTTTCTCGGTCATGCTTTAGGAACCATGAAAGCGGCGTTCTCGAAAAAAGCAGGCACTGCACCACCGACGTTCCAACACATTTTAAGGGACAAGCTTGCGGCTTCCAAGCAAGAACTGCAAGACACACGCCAGGCATTTATAGAAAAGAGGAAGGACCGATGATTTTACAACATGCAGTAGCTGCTTTTGCCTCGTTTGATTTTACGAATGGCGAGACAATGGCGACAACGGTCCAAATTGCCTTATTGCTA is a genomic window of Shouchella clausii containing:
- the flgC gene encoding flagellar basal body rod protein FlgC, translating into MTMFSSMNVSGSGLTLQRLRMDVAASNIANADTTRAELVNGEWQPYQRRMVVQGPTSMGRFSTELQKATAELDQGVVAKQIVRDPTPATLVYDPTHPDANEDGYVAKPNVEIAREMVDITSATRSYEANVTALQASKGMVMKALEIGR
- the fliI gene encoding flagellar protein export ATPase FliI; this encodes MRLRGVVPLQKLIDHVHTLSPYKWYGQVRHAAGLTIESAGPRAFIGELCYIWASPDQKGTKVRAEVVGFKDDRILLMPLDDTRRIAPGSYVEGTGKPLNVACGPSLIGQIVNGVGEPFLQSTALGDTDANYSTDNSPPNPLERPRISEIMSVGVRAIDGLLTMGKGQRVGIFAGSGVGKSTLMSMIAKQSDADVNVIALIGERGREVKEFVERDLGEEGLKKSVVVVATSDQPALLRVKGAQTATAIAEYFRDKGKNVNLMMDSVTRFAMAQREIGLAIGEPPTTKGYPPSVFAMMPKLLERSGTNQSGSITGLYTVLVDGDDMNEPIADAVRGILDGHFVLDRQLANRGQYPAVNVLKSVSRLMKDLVENEHLHAAKLFRQRLADYEQSEDLISLGAYKQGSSKDIDAAIHDHPAMLDFLKQEVEESDSFAETKTKLIQLFKRE
- the fliH gene encoding flagellar assembly protein FliH — translated: MSNVIRSTKNVSIAREIGIKPLYQRARERETRQELAKEEEAQFEQLQEKAEAKAAQLIEEAQAQATAIEEKMESKQAELEQQWEKARLKAEQEGYDAGFTAGESQAKAIYESTIAEAKQVLEEAQAAAALKVDNEQPLLIELACAIAEKVIGVSIAEDPYLQNIVRAALAEVRDHAFVKLYVPPHWYKRLAACVDELQGAIPACEDFQLIPDGQLQDDHCFIVTNAGRMDASLPTQIEQLKKQLHEAARCGSFAKAH
- the fliE gene encoding flagellar hook-basal body complex protein FliE, with product MTIEAMQPLLQPLATQTGKTEANSKGDFKSALMNALQSVNQDQLASSEATQALVKQEPIDVHDVMIAASKASVSMQAALEVRNKAVEAYQEMMRMQI
- the flgB gene encoding flagellar basal body rod protein FlgB, translated to MFVTSTIAALEEGIRYSSTKQKAISTNLANVDTPNFKEKTVSFDQVLQAVGEKTGHLQAKRTDERHLSFPLPGNGGISLREKGELYNHNGNSVDVDKQMTEMAKNQLYYNALVDRISGSFQSIETAIKGGK
- the fliF gene encoding flagellar basal-body MS-ring/collar protein FliF, whose translation is MKEKAKQFKNQVQTFWTESSTLRKSAVISVVLLLLLAIALAAALLFRTNYAPLYSQLTLAEAGQIQEALEQRGVAARVSNDGTTIHVPEADVDRLKVELAAEGLPKSGSIDYAFFQNQMGFGMTDNEFTVIERSLMQTELAELIRGVQGVEQANVIITLPEESVWLNSGQESSTAAVVLQLEPGYTLDSSQVKALYHLISKSVPNLPIENIVLSDSQFNNYTYQEEETSPAASFQSQREIKQEIESDLKQTINQLLSAVVGPENAIVSVTADIDFTQEQRTEDLVEPVDEEEVSGLAISVERINEMYEGTTGNEEGVAGVGDEIPNYTGAAGGGDSESERTEERINYEVNRIHREIIESPYEIRDLGIQVMVNPPEGMQALPPQQTADITAMLETIIRTTLPDGSEEEGEQDVGDRVVVTSMPFAQTETGEAEQPAATIPVWIYAVAAGLVLLIIILAVLLYRKREPADLAEEQDEAPEPEPEQEDEPLMETEETEESKQMRQLNRLAKEQPEDFSKLLRTWLSDE
- the fliG gene encoding flagellar motor switch protein FliG, whose amino-acid sequence is MPKAKLTGRQKAAILLISLGPDTAAQVYKHLTEDEIELLSLEISAMRKVDKDVQNNVMGEFHSMAKAQEYIAQGGIGFAKTILEKALGEEAAASMIQRLTSTIQVRPFDFARKTDASQILNFIQHEHPQTIAVILSYLSAKQAGQIISALPETIQTDVARRMALMDSSSPEVIAQVEAVLEEKLSQTLSQDFTETGGIEAVVEVLNGVDRSTERTILDGLYIQDPELAEEIKKRMFVFEDIVTLEKRAIQRVIRDVDNDDLKLALKVASDDVKEMVFDNMSQRMAEAFKDEMDYMGPVRLRDVEEAQSRIVATIRQLEEMGEIVIARTNGDDVLV